AAAATGTACCGCTTTTTTTATCACATAAAAGGTGTCAGGTGAAACCTTAACAGGTCTAACACCTGCATTCTCATTAATTTGATTCACTTCACTGCCTTTGATGGCAACACTCATCTTGTCCTCTACATCTCTTATAGCTTTAAATCCATCATCTAATACTTTTTTCGGAGCTTTATCGTATATGGTTATTGTGCAATAAGTATCTAAAGCAAATTGGGTATCAGATATAGGCTGTGAATTTTTATTTGAACATCCAGATAGTATAATGGCGGCATTAAATATTAGAAAAAAAATTACAAAAGAAGTTATGGATTTTTTCATATAATCTCCTCCAAAAATAGCTTTACATATTTTTTAATAATTCCTATATAAAAGCTTACTCGTAACTTCAATTAAAATTTGTTTAGGTGGAGAGTCTTTCAACATAGATATTTTATCAAAGGCTTTTTTAGTATATTTTTCTGCCAGCATTTTTGACCGGTCTACACCACCATTTTCCTGAACGAATTCAACTATGCGTTTTATGTCTTCCTCACAATAACTCTCTTTTTTAAGTAATGCTATCATTTTTTCGTCTTTATTCTTTTCTAAAGAATATATTAAAGGCAGTGTAAAAACTCCTTGTCTTATATCATTGCACAAAGGTTTGCCAACCACATTTTCTTCTCCAGTATAGTCCAGAACATCGTCTATAATTTGAAAAGCCATGCCAATATTGTATCCTATACTTCCCAATATTTTAGCCAACTTTTCTCCACAGTTGCTTTCATAAGCTCCCACGTAAAAACTTAAGGCAAAAAGTGCAGCAGTTTTTGCAGCTATCCGCTTCAAATAATCATTTATTGTGATATCTATATTGTATCGGCTTTCAAATTGTCCAATTTCACCTTTGCATATTCTAGACACCACTTTTGACACTTTCTTAAGATTTTCAATAGTAATGTTATCGGATAAAAGCAAAAAGCATTCAGAAAAAAGAAAATCCCCTATAAATACCGCATAATTTTTCCCATATTCTGCTTGGATAGTAGGTTTACTGCGTCTTATTAAAGCATTGTCAATTATATCATCGTGTACTAAAGTTGCCATGTGGAGCATCTCAACAGCAGCAGCTAAAGGTAATATCCTTTTTCTATCGTATTCTCCAAATTTCCCAGACAAGATTACAAAAGCAGGCCTAAGCATCTTTCCGCTGTTACGAATCATATCTAACAATATATTTCTAATTGACCTATTGGAGTTTTTTATACGTTTTTCCATTATTTTTATAACTTCATCAAGCTCATTTTTTATTTCTAAATTATTATTCCAAAACTTATCCATCTGACCACCTTAATCAATGTAAATTTAGATTTTTTAATTTCTTCCAATGCTTTAGAATAAATTTTGAAGACAATCCCACAAAAATGCCAGTCCCAACTCCAGCTATCATTAATACAGGTATATAAACCATTATATTGATATTTTGCACTATAAGAGAAGCTACCAGCATCTGACCAATGTTGTGAAATACAGCACCTATAACACTGACCCCAACTTCAGTTATATTTTCTTTGCCTACTTTTTTTGCGAAAAACATGGCAAAAAGGCTTAATAAACCTCCGCCTATGCTATAAAAAAAGGAAGATGGCGAGGAAGCAAAAAATGTTGCTAGCAATATCCTTACAGCAAGCACAATAAATGTATCAAAAAAGCCAAACAAATACAAAGATACGACTGTGATTATGTTAGCAAGTCCTAACTTAGCACCGGGAGCAATAAAAGGGACAGGTAATATTCCTTCTATAATGTATAAGACTAAAGAATTAGCAACTAATATAGCCAGAAAAACCATTCTCTGAGTCTTTGACATAGTTGTATGCTCAATAGACGACTTGGTCAACTTTGTCATTTTTAACACCCCGTATTTCTACAACTATCCTAAACGGCAAACATATTATACTTTGCCCCGGTTTATCAATAAATCCTTCTTTTATACAAATTTTATCTGGGCACTCAGCGTAAATAACCTTTACCCCACCATCTTCAACCAGCAATACATCTTTCCCATATTTTGTAACTATAGGTATCTCTTCTCGATAATTAACATCATCTAAGGACACCTCTTTATATATCTTACCGTCTACCATTATTGCCGCATATTTGTGGGGATAATGTTGGGTTGTTGATACTTTGTAAAATATCAACAACCCGATAGACAAAATCGCCACAAAAAGTACTATGAGGATATCACCTTTTTTCACTATAAATAACCCTCTTTCATATTACATCAGCTAACATAAAGATACGTTCTTCTGGCAAAAGAAGTCTTTTTCCACCAATTTTTTATCCACGGTATCACATAATAATCCAGTCCAAAAGCTCTCCCCGCTCCTCCCATAAGAGCTATAGCTGAAAAAATATACCACAATATAGACTTATCTGCCATCGCAGATAATATGAAGTTCAGTGCCAAGAATATAGAACCAGCTGATGCTAAGGCGGTAAACAAACCTGCTATTAAAGCCAGACCTATCGCTACTTCTGCAAGCACTACCATTGCTTGGAATAAGAAGGCATGTGGTGCTACAAAAGTATCCATAAACCATTTGTAGAAAGCTGGAGGCTCTTTTAACAATGGCTGCAAGGCCTGCGCTGCAGTTGCAGCTTCGCCAGCTTTAGCTGTAGCACCGGATACATCAGAGGTAGTTATAATAAATATTTTTGAAGGGTCAAGCCATCCTTGCTGTATCTTATTTATGCCTTCTATAAGCCACAATGCACCCACATATATTCTTAAAAGAACAAGCCAAAAGATAGGAATATGCGCGGCAATATGTCCTCCCAATATTGAGCGATTGCTTTTAACTTCAAAGAACTCATGGTAAATGTATGATAACACGGCATCAACGCCTGCTACTCCAAAAAGGTAATGCATATTTACAAGGTGCTTCATAGCCATTGCTAAAAAGCCTGTCAAAGACACACCCATAAGTTCTGCTACTGCATATCTACTTCCTATAGAAACCATAAAACCATGGTATCTAGGTTTAAAAGGCTTTTTTTCTTCTCCTTTTATATCAGCCACTATATTGTGTACTGCAGTTTCAGCTGACTGTAGTGCTGTCTCTACAACTTGAGGAATAGGTTTTCCATCTAACTCATAGTATGCTAAATCGCCTATTACATAGATATTTTCTTTGCCTACTGCTTGCATGTATTCATTTGTCTGGACTCTACATCTTCTACCTAACTCTAAGCCAAAATTCTCAACGCATTTGTTACCTTGAACTCCACAGGTCCATATAAGCGTTTTTGTTTCAATCTTTCTTTCATCTTTTAAAACTATATAATCCTTTGCTACTTCCACTATAGGAGCATTAGTCAAAACTTCTACTCCTTTTCTGTTCAAAAACTTTTGAGCTTTGGCAGCTAATCTTGCATTTAAGTTGGGAAGTATGGTATTCAGCGCTTCTACCACCATAATTTTAACATCATTGCGATCTAAATGATATTTGTCACACAAGCTTTTTGTCCATTCCATTAATTCGCCTGCAGTTTCAATTCCCGTAAACCCTGCGCCAGCTACCACAAAGGTAAGCATTTTTCTTTTCTTTTCTGCATTACTTTCAACACTCGCTTTTCTAAACATCTCCTCAATATGTTCCCTTGTCTTAATAGCAGCTTCTAACGTTCCTACCGTAAACCCATACTCAAACACACCGGGTATGCCAAAATCACATGGTTCACTTCCAATCCCTAAAATCAAATAATCATAGTTATACTCCCCATCTTTTCCAATTACGCTTTGCTTTTCATAATCAATCTTTTCCACTTCATCTGTTATGACTTTTACTTTTTTGTTTGCGAAAATTTTGTGTAAGTACACACGAACGCTATCAGGTTCTATTCTGGAACCAGCCACTTCATGTAAATCTGTTAACAATGTATGATAGGGTTTTTTGTCAATAAGAGTTATTTCTACAGTGCTATCATTTTTAAATTTTTTGTTTAATAGTTTGGCGGCGTGTACGCCCCCATACCCGGCCCCAATGATAACAATTCTTTTATGACTACTCATAAAAAACACCTCTTATTTGATATAATTATAACAGTATTCCTTACATAAATTTTACTATATAAATTACGCTTTGTCTATAGTTTAACAACGAAAACCTTATCTTATATTTTTTAAAAAAATTCATGGGGATATACCTTATCAAAAAAGCATACCCCCGTACTGTATTTCCGCGATTTCGTTAAGTTTCCATAAGCAGAGTCATCGTTTTAAAAATGCCTAAATTTAAACAAACAACGAACCGTTTATTGCTGTCCTTGCGCAAGTGGAGCAGGTAATACAAATGTCCTTTGAGCCAATTCAGCATTCAGCATGAATATAGGCTGTATGTTATCTCCTATAAGCTCTAACTTGTCAA
The sequence above is a segment of the Thermoanaerobacter ethanolicus JW 200 genome. Coding sequences within it:
- a CDS encoding polyprenyl synthetase family protein, yielding MDKFWNNNLEIKNELDEVIKIMEKRIKNSNRSIRNILLDMIRNSGKMLRPAFVILSGKFGEYDRKRILPLAAAVEMLHMATLVHDDIIDNALIRRSKPTIQAEYGKNYAVFIGDFLFSECFLLLSDNITIENLKKVSKVVSRICKGEIGQFESRYNIDITINDYLKRIAAKTAALFALSFYVGAYESNCGEKLAKILGSIGYNIGMAFQIIDDVLDYTGEENVVGKPLCNDIRQGVFTLPLIYSLEKNKDEKMIALLKKESYCEEDIKRIVEFVQENGGVDRSKMLAEKYTKKAFDKISMLKDSPPKQILIEVTSKLLYRNY
- a CDS encoding Gx transporter family protein; the protein is MTKLTKSSIEHTTMSKTQRMVFLAILVANSLVLYIIEGILPVPFIAPGAKLGLANIITVVSLYLFGFFDTFIVLAVRILLATFFASSPSSFFYSIGGGLLSLFAMFFAKKVGKENITEVGVSVIGAVFHNIGQMLVASLIVQNINIMVYIPVLMIAGVGTGIFVGLSSKFILKHWKKLKNLNLH
- a CDS encoding NusG domain II-containing protein — encoded protein: MKKGDILIVLFVAILSIGLLIFYKVSTTQHYPHKYAAIMVDGKIYKEVSLDDVNYREEIPIVTKYGKDVLLVEDGGVKVIYAECPDKICIKEGFIDKPGQSIICLPFRIVVEIRGVKNDKVDQVVY
- a CDS encoding FAD-dependent oxidoreductase, yielding MSSHKRIVIIGAGYGGVHAAKLLNKKFKNDSTVEITLIDKKPYHTLLTDLHEVAGSRIEPDSVRVYLHKIFANKKVKVITDEVEKIDYEKQSVIGKDGEYNYDYLILGIGSEPCDFGIPGVFEYGFTVGTLEAAIKTREHIEEMFRKASVESNAEKKRKMLTFVVAGAGFTGIETAGELMEWTKSLCDKYHLDRNDVKIMVVEALNTILPNLNARLAAKAQKFLNRKGVEVLTNAPIVEVAKDYIVLKDERKIETKTLIWTCGVQGNKCVENFGLELGRRCRVQTNEYMQAVGKENIYVIGDLAYYELDGKPIPQVVETALQSAETAVHNIVADIKGEEKKPFKPRYHGFMVSIGSRYAVAELMGVSLTGFLAMAMKHLVNMHYLFGVAGVDAVLSYIYHEFFEVKSNRSILGGHIAAHIPIFWLVLLRIYVGALWLIEGINKIQQGWLDPSKIFIITTSDVSGATAKAGEAATAAQALQPLLKEPPAFYKWFMDTFVAPHAFLFQAMVVLAEVAIGLALIAGLFTALASAGSIFLALNFILSAMADKSILWYIFSAIALMGGAGRAFGLDYYVIPWIKNWWKKTSFARRTYLYVS